The Breoghania sp. genome has a segment encoding these proteins:
- a CDS encoding calcium/sodium antiporter, protein MLDYLSLAGGLVILLLSGDALVRGSVSIARKLGIPSLVIGLTIVAFGTSAPELMISLKSALDGISGIAVGNVVGSNIANVLMVLGAPALITTTSCADKGVRKNAIFLLAVTVIFIIMCAFGTLERAMGLALLAMLALFLGDSFLEMRRHQRRRKKFKNGETDDLDEYTLEEIEELSDTPGGMPIAALLVVVGLIGLPLGGHLAILGAVEIARDWGVTDAAIGLTVIAFGTSLPELATTVMAAFRKHSAVALGNVLGSNVFNILAILGTTSLIKPLTIPASIMQFDIWVMLATTVLLAILAFTHCRLRWPMGIALVGGYCLYIFLVLDSGRLI, encoded by the coding sequence ATGCTCGACTATCTCAGCCTTGCCGGCGGACTTGTCATTCTTCTTTTGTCCGGTGACGCGCTTGTGCGCGGCTCCGTATCGATCGCGAGGAAGCTGGGGATCCCCTCCCTCGTGATCGGCCTGACCATCGTGGCTTTCGGCACGTCCGCGCCCGAGCTCATGATCTCGCTGAAGTCCGCACTGGACGGAATATCGGGCATTGCGGTCGGCAATGTGGTCGGCTCCAATATTGCAAACGTGCTTATGGTTCTCGGCGCGCCCGCGCTCATCACAACCACCTCCTGTGCCGATAAGGGCGTGCGCAAGAACGCGATATTCCTGCTCGCGGTCACGGTCATCTTCATCATCATGTGCGCCTTCGGGACACTGGAACGCGCAATGGGCCTGGCGCTTCTTGCCATGCTCGCGCTGTTCCTCGGCGACTCCTTCCTTGAAATGCGCCGACACCAGCGCAGACGGAAGAAATTCAAGAACGGCGAGACCGACGATCTCGACGAATACACGCTGGAGGAGATCGAAGAACTCAGCGACACCCCGGGCGGCATGCCGATTGCGGCGCTTCTTGTGGTGGTTGGCCTGATCGGACTTCCACTCGGCGGGCACCTGGCCATTCTGGGCGCGGTGGAGATTGCAAGGGACTGGGGCGTGACAGACGCCGCCATCGGCCTCACCGTGATCGCATTCGGCACATCGCTGCCGGAACTGGCCACCACGGTCATGGCCGCTTTCCGCAAGCACTCCGCCGTGGCGCTGGGCAACGTGCTGGGGTCCAACGTCTTCAACATTCTGGCGATCCTCGGCACCACCTCTCTGATCAAGCCGCTGACAATCCCCGCCTCGATCATGCAGTTCGATATCTGGGTGATGCTGGCGACCACCGTGCTGCTCGCCATCCTCGCCTTTACCCACTGCCGCCTGCGCTGGCCGATGGGCATTGCCCTTGTCGGCGGCTATTGTCTCTACATCTTCCTTGTGCTGGACAGCGGGCGGCTGATCTGA
- a CDS encoding glycosyltransferase family 2 protein produces the protein MSPIPLSIFIITKNEADRLGATLDAVRGLSDDIVVVDSGSDDETCSVAEAHGARVVVNAFQGYGPQKRFAEDQCRHPWLLNIDADEVCPPDLVAEIRALFANGEPAAKAYGVPIAEQFPGEGTPHRLSYTIAPVRLYRRDAGRYSASPVHDRVDLAPGIAPARLKHRIHHRSIRSLSDELRKLNAYSDMQVDDLEARGKNLAAARMITEFPFAFFKAYVLRRHFVRGRYGFLTAMNHAIYRHMRIAKHLERRWRK, from the coding sequence ATGTCCCCGATCCCTCTCTCGATTTTCATCATCACGAAGAACGAAGCCGACCGGCTGGGCGCCACGCTGGACGCGGTTCGGGGCTTGAGTGACGATATTGTCGTGGTGGATTCCGGCTCCGACGACGAAACCTGCTCCGTCGCCGAAGCTCATGGTGCCCGCGTTGTGGTCAATGCCTTTCAGGGCTACGGCCCGCAAAAGCGTTTCGCCGAGGACCAGTGCCGTCATCCCTGGCTCTTGAACATCGATGCCGACGAGGTCTGCCCGCCCGATCTGGTTGCCGAGATCCGCGCGCTTTTCGCCAATGGGGAGCCCGCGGCCAAGGCCTACGGGGTTCCGATCGCGGAGCAGTTTCCCGGCGAGGGAACGCCGCATCGCCTGTCCTACACCATCGCACCGGTGCGCCTTTATCGGCGCGACGCGGGCCGCTATTCCGCAAGCCCCGTGCATGACCGCGTGGACCTTGCCCCCGGCATTGCGCCCGCGCGCCTCAAGCACCGCATTCACCACCGCTCCATACGCTCTTTGAGCGACGAGTTGCGCAAGCTCAACGCCTATTCGGACATGCAGGTCGACGATCTGGAGGCGCGCGGCAAGAACCTGGCGGCGGCCCGGATGATCACCGAATTCCCCTTCGCCTTCTTCAAGGCCTATGTCCTGCGCCGTCACTTCGTGCGCGGGCGCTACGGGTTCCTCACGGCAATGAACCACGCCATCTACCGGCACATGCGCATTGCCAAACACCTGGAGCGGCGCTGGCGCAAATAA
- a CDS encoding outer membrane protein: protein MKRLLGTLLAGTMITAIAAPAMAADLPMGDPDPYAAAPVPAERFYWTGFYFGGTLGYGWGQRDARGAGAGSFDLDSAGVNAGVHAGYNHMMAPNFLIGLEADLSYSDQSKRGAPGGVATRASSNWISTYRARAGYVMDNVMIYGTGGFAMADRKWSGAGSDSNVDFGWTLGGGVETMLSPNMTARAEYLYADFGKETFNFGGTSVRSDFDEHIGRVGVSYKF from the coding sequence ATGAAACGTCTTCTTGGCACACTTCTCGCCGGCACCATGATCACGGCCATTGCCGCGCCTGCGATGGCGGCCGACCTGCCCATGGGTGACCCGGATCCTTATGCCGCTGCCCCGGTTCCGGCCGAGCGGTTCTACTGGACCGGATTCTATTTCGGCGGCACCCTCGGCTATGGATGGGGGCAGCGTGACGCTCGTGGTGCTGGCGCAGGCAGCTTCGACCTCGATTCCGCCGGCGTGAATGCCGGTGTGCATGCCGGCTACAATCACATGATGGCGCCGAATTTCCTGATCGGTCTCGAAGCCGATCTTTCCTATTCGGATCAGTCCAAGCGCGGCGCGCCCGGCGGTGTCGCCACGCGTGCGTCGTCCAACTGGATCTCCACCTATCGCGCGCGTGCCGGTTACGTCATGGACAACGTGATGATCTACGGTACGGGTGGTTTCGCGATGGCGGATCGCAAGTGGTCTGGCGCTGGCTCTGACAGCAATGTCGATTTCGGCTGGACGCTGGGCGGTGGTGTCGAGACCATGCTGTCGCCGAACATGACGGCACGTGCCGAATATCTCTATGCCGATTTCGGCAAGGAGACCTTCAACTTCGGCGGCACAAGCGTGCGTTCCGACTTCGACGAGCACATCGGGCGCGTCGGTGTGAGCTACAAGTTCTGA
- a CDS encoding glutathione S-transferase family protein has protein sequence MMILHSSPASPFGRKVKLAAAELGLEGLLLIENTETVVPAEAFLRQNPLGKIPVLITEDGQALYDSRVILEYLDHRAGGGKLLPADARRFDVLTMQALADGICDAAVMMTYEKRFRPEEFHYQPWLDRQQDKVSRALVVANARPPEMGTTLDAGCIALACALGYLDLRFEGAWRKDHPGLVAWLEEFSARLPAFERTKVKP, from the coding sequence ATGATGATCCTGCATTCCTCGCCCGCCTCCCCTTTCGGCCGGAAGGTCAAGCTTGCTGCCGCCGAACTGGGGCTTGAAGGCCTCCTGCTCATTGAGAACACCGAGACCGTCGTGCCCGCCGAGGCGTTTCTGCGCCAGAACCCGCTTGGCAAGATCCCTGTCCTGATCACGGAAGACGGGCAGGCGCTTTATGATTCCCGCGTCATCCTGGAATATCTCGACCACCGTGCCGGCGGCGGCAAGTTGCTGCCGGCCGATGCAAGGCGCTTCGATGTGCTGACCATGCAGGCTCTGGCAGACGGCATCTGCGATGCCGCTGTCATGATGACGTACGAAAAGCGTTTCAGGCCCGAGGAATTCCACTACCAGCCCTGGCTGGATCGCCAGCAGGACAAGGTCTCTCGCGCGCTCGTGGTCGCGAATGCGCGACCGCCGGAAATGGGCACGACGCTTGATGCGGGCTGCATCGCGCTGGCCTGCGCGCTTGGATATCTGGATCTGCGTTTCGAGGGTGCATGGCGCAAGGATCACCCCGGCCTCGTGGCCTGGCTGGAGGAATTCTCAGCCCGCCTGCCTGCTTTCGAGCGCACGAAAGTGAAGCCCTGA
- a CDS encoding cytoplasmic protein codes for MSALFRLFLLTLLLASASLSTARAGGVYFDINKRDVRVPVCDAPSVLSAVKRTIARAEYAYRGGLTVETMDRVAQTSFTQNRKSPIARRYCRARAYLSNGRAHPLYYMIEEYAGFVGVSWNVEACLPGHDRWKVHDGYCRTVRR; via the coding sequence ATGTCCGCTCTGTTCCGCCTTTTCTTGCTGACGCTCTTGTTGGCAAGCGCCTCCTTGAGTACGGCGCGCGCCGGTGGCGTTTACTTCGACATCAACAAGCGCGACGTCCGCGTTCCGGTCTGCGACGCGCCGTCGGTGCTGAGCGCCGTCAAGCGCACGATTGCGCGCGCCGAATATGCCTACCGTGGCGGCCTCACCGTGGAAACCATGGACCGCGTCGCACAGACCAGTTTCACCCAAAACCGGAAAAGCCCGATCGCGCGGCGCTATTGCCGCGCGCGCGCCTATCTCTCCAACGGCCGCGCGCATCCGCTCTACTACATGATCGAGGAATATGCGGGCTTTGTGGGCGTGTCGTGGAATGTGGAGGCCTGTTTGCCCGGCCATGACCGCTGGAAAGTGCATGACGGATACTGCCGCACGGTGCGCCGCTGA
- the rlmJ gene encoding 23S rRNA (adenine(2030)-N(6))-methyltransferase RlmJ has protein sequence MNYRHAYHAGNFADVLKHAVLIAILEHLKQKDKAFRVLDTHAGIGLYDLSSPMAQKTGEWRDGIGRIIDITPSKQAAALIAPYLEIVREINGAGPLTTYPGSPEITRRLMRPQDRLTLTELHSADHATLAKRYGGDHQVRVVELDAWLAMGGFVPFKEKRGLVLIDPAFEEPDEYRTLAAGIFKATRRWMNGTYAAWYPIKDRKALDHFYRMMIDTGLRKMLKVEFNVARSTPDGALKACGMLILNPPYMLEEQLRGALPWLTRILAQGTGAAASVDWLVPE, from the coding sequence ATGAATTATCGCCACGCCTATCATGCAGGCAATTTCGCCGACGTGCTCAAGCACGCCGTGCTTATCGCCATTCTCGAGCACCTCAAGCAGAAGGACAAAGCCTTCCGCGTGCTCGACACCCATGCGGGCATCGGTCTTTACGACCTCTCAAGCCCGATGGCTCAAAAGACCGGCGAATGGCGGGACGGCATCGGGCGGATCATCGACATCACGCCGTCAAAACAGGCCGCCGCGTTGATCGCGCCCTATCTGGAGATCGTGCGCGAGATCAATGGCGCGGGGCCCCTGACCACCTATCCCGGCTCCCCAGAAATCACCCGCCGTCTCATGCGCCCGCAAGACCGCCTCACCTTGACCGAGCTGCACAGCGCCGACCACGCGACGCTCGCCAAACGCTATGGGGGCGACCATCAGGTGCGTGTTGTCGAGCTTGACGCATGGCTCGCAATGGGCGGCTTCGTCCCATTCAAGGAAAAGCGGGGGCTCGTGCTCATCGACCCGGCCTTTGAAGAGCCGGACGAATATCGCACGCTCGCCGCCGGCATCTTCAAGGCGACGCGGCGCTGGATGAACGGCACCTATGCGGCCTGGTATCCGATCAAGGACCGCAAGGCGCTCGATCACTTCTACCGCATGATGATCGACACCGGCCTGCGCAAGATGCTCAAGGTGGAGTTCAACGTTGCACGCAGCACGCCCGACGGAGCCCTGAAGGCCTGCGGCATGCTGATCCTGAACCCGCCCTACATGCTCGAAGAGCAGTTGAGAGGCGCCCTGCCCTGGCTCACCCGCATTCTGGCCCAGGGCACCGGGGCGGCGGCAAGCGTCGACTGGCTGGTGCCGGAATAG
- a CDS encoding cold-shock protein, with product MADWRSRKGGDPDMDDEPERRSKGRRGHGRGSRGFDSRPDFGGPEDFGYPADFGGPAFGDQPSGRDQAPRNDFGRDRDGDSGGYGDRRGYGGGGERGNDRGGRNFGGGDRGERSFGGGDRSFGGGDRGAPGGGDRGPRNFGGGDRGGDRGGFRPRPDGPRPDAPAAERGPRQSGTVKFFKGDKGFGFITPDDGAMDVFVHISAVERSGLTGLESGQRLSFETEPDRRGKGPKAVELRIDEEG from the coding sequence ATGGCTGATTGGCGCAGCCGCAAGGGTGGCGATCCGGATATGGACGACGAGCCGGAACGTCGCAGCAAAGGACGACGCGGTCATGGCCGCGGGTCCCGCGGCTTTGACAGCCGACCGGACTTTGGCGGTCCGGAAGATTTTGGATACCCGGCTGATTTCGGGGGCCCCGCCTTTGGCGACCAGCCCTCAGGGCGGGACCAAGCCCCCCGTAACGACTTCGGTCGCGACCGGGATGGTGACAGTGGAGGATATGGCGACCGGCGCGGTTATGGCGGCGGTGGCGAGCGAGGCAATGACAGGGGCGGCCGCAACTTCGGTGGCGGCGATCGCGGCGAACGGAGTTTCGGCGGTGGTGATCGCAGCTTCGGCGGTGGCGACCGTGGAGCCCCTGGCGGCGGTGACCGTGGCCCGCGCAACTTCGGCGGCGGTGACCGAGGTGGAGACCGGGGCGGCTTCCGCCCGCGGCCAGACGGCCCCCGTCCAGACGCCCCCGCGGCGGAACGTGGTCCCCGGCAGTCCGGGACGGTCAAGTTCTTCAAGGGTGACAAGGGCTTCGGCTTCATCACCCCCGATGATGGCGCGATGGACGTCTTCGTGCACATTTCCGCGGTCGAACGTTCCGGCCTGACCGGGCTGGAAAGCGGCCAGCGCCTGTCCTTCGAAACCGAGCCGGATCGGCGCGGCAAGGGCCCCAAGGCGGTGGAACTGCGCATCGACGAGGAAGGCTGA
- a CDS encoding MBL fold metallo-hydrolase: MTQINQLMAAVIPVTPFAQNCTLVWNDETKKGVVIDPGGEVERIQQAIDKHGVTVERILITHGHIDHIGGAADLAEKLSVPIEGPHEADQPLIKHVQVQAAQFGINGQVKPIVPDRWLVEGDTVDVGGFEFQVLHCPGHAPGHVVFYNEPARFAIVGDVLFKGGIGRTDLQGGDYEELMRSIKEKLLPLGDDVAFLPGHGPGSTLGEERVSNPFLQE, from the coding sequence ATGACCCAGATAAACCAACTGATGGCCGCGGTGATCCCCGTCACGCCGTTTGCCCAGAATTGCACCCTCGTGTGGAACGATGAAACCAAGAAGGGTGTCGTGATCGATCCCGGCGGCGAGGTCGAGCGCATTCAGCAGGCCATCGACAAGCATGGCGTCACGGTCGAGCGCATTCTGATCACACATGGCCACATCGATCATATCGGCGGGGCGGCGGATCTGGCGGAGAAGCTCAGCGTTCCGATCGAGGGGCCGCATGAGGCGGATCAGCCGCTGATCAAGCACGTTCAGGTGCAGGCGGCCCAGTTCGGCATCAACGGACAGGTCAAGCCCATCGTGCCGGACCGCTGGCTCGTTGAGGGTGATACGGTCGATGTCGGCGGGTTCGAGTTCCAGGTTCTGCATTGCCCGGGTCATGCGCCGGGGCATGTGGTCTTCTACAATGAGCCCGCGCGGTTCGCGATCGTCGGCGACGTCCTGTTCAAGGGCGGGATCGGGCGGACCGATCTGCAAGGCGGCGACTACGAAGAGCTCATGCGCTCGATCAAGGAAAAGCTGCTGCCACTGGGCGACGACGTGGCCTTTCTGCCGGGCCATGGGCCGGGGTCGACCCTTGGCGAAGAACGCGTGAGCAATCCTTTCCTGCAGGAATGA
- a CDS encoding septal ring lytic transglycosylase RlpA family protein, protein MKKHLIIAAASLVGATSLAQAEPASCGKAAWYEYTTRTASGEMANPKAMTAAHRTLPFGTKVKVTNLRNGRSVVVRINDRGPYTKGRVIDLTRAAAAKLGYINAGTAPVALTLADDPAGKPVPGCPR, encoded by the coding sequence ATGAAGAAGCACCTGATCATCGCGGCGGCCTCGCTTGTCGGCGCCACGTCGCTTGCCCAGGCCGAGCCTGCCTCATGCGGCAAGGCCGCCTGGTACGAATATACAACCCGCACCGCAAGCGGCGAGATGGCCAATCCGAAGGCCATGACAGCCGCCCACCGCACCCTTCCCTTCGGCACCAAGGTAAAGGTGACCAATCTCAGAAACGGGCGCAGCGTTGTCGTGCGCATCAATGATCGGGGCCCCTATACCAAGGGCCGCGTCATCGACCTGACCCGCGCCGCCGCCGCCAAGCTCGGTTATATCAACGCCGGAACGGCGCCTGTCGCTCTGACGCTCGCAGACGACCCGGCCGGCAAGCCGGTACCGGGCTGTCCGCGTTAG